From the Pseudarthrobacter sp. MM222 genome, one window contains:
- a CDS encoding YnfA family protein, which translates to MIIAKTVLLFVLAAAAEIGGAWLVWQAVREGKDWWWAGLGVLALGLYGFAATLQPDAHFGRILAAYGGVFVAGSLAWGMVFDGFRPDRWDIAGSAICLAGVAVIMFSPRNAG; encoded by the coding sequence GTGATTATCGCGAAAACCGTGCTCCTGTTCGTCCTGGCCGCCGCCGCGGAAATCGGTGGCGCCTGGCTGGTGTGGCAGGCGGTGCGGGAGGGCAAGGACTGGTGGTGGGCCGGACTCGGAGTCCTGGCACTGGGGCTCTACGGCTTCGCCGCGACGCTCCAGCCGGACGCGCACTTCGGCCGGATCCTTGCCGCCTATGGAGGCGTGTTCGTGGCGGGGTCCCTGGCCTGGGGGATGGTTTTCGACGGGTTCCGGCCCGACCGCTGGGACATTGCCGGATCGGCCATCTGCCTGGCGGGCGTGGCGGTCATTATGTTTTCCCCGCGAAACGCCGGCTAG
- a CDS encoding DNA alkylation repair protein: MSDAGDLIDASLQREGSWLRAEDLQSRWGSGLGYYGASVGAVRGTVRDALRRHRDLTHDDITSLSSELWSVPVFERRLSAVVLLQSKVRLLDNADLTRIEGFLRTAQRRELSDPLAVDVVGPLVSGLDLPGRVRADSVLDRWAREPDIWLRRAALLSPLRALRAGGGDWPAFVRHAKLALAHPSDPDAGTDPVREAVAVVLADVAVHRPELEFTADAT, from the coding sequence ATGAGCGACGCCGGCGACCTTATTGATGCATCGCTTCAACGCGAGGGGTCATGGCTTCGGGCCGAGGACCTGCAATCGCGCTGGGGGAGCGGACTCGGGTATTACGGCGCTTCGGTCGGCGCGGTGCGCGGAACGGTCCGCGACGCCTTGCGCCGCCACCGGGACCTGACGCATGACGACATTACTTCGCTGAGTTCCGAACTGTGGTCGGTACCGGTCTTCGAGCGACGGTTGTCGGCTGTTGTGCTTCTTCAGTCCAAGGTCAGGCTGCTGGATAACGCGGATCTGACCCGGATTGAAGGCTTCCTAAGAACTGCGCAAAGGCGCGAGCTGTCCGATCCCTTGGCCGTCGACGTCGTCGGTCCGCTGGTTTCGGGGTTGGACCTGCCGGGCAGGGTTCGGGCAGACAGTGTGCTCGACCGCTGGGCACGGGAACCGGACATCTGGCTGCGCCGCGCCGCCCTGCTGTCGCCGCTCCGTGCGCTCCGGGCTGGCGGGGGAGACTGGCCCGCGTTTGTCCGCCATGCCAAGCTGGCGCTTGCCCACCCCTCGGACCCCGACGCCGGGACCGACCCCGTCCGGGAGGCGGTCGCCGTCGTGCTGGCGGACGTTGCCGTACATCGACCGGAGCTGGAGTTCACGGCCGACGCGACGTGA
- a CDS encoding glycoside hydrolase family 16 protein, whose translation MFKKIAITLTMGALSLTGCSIAPTSEGNAPPASASESAAPAKSASAAVKTAKATPAPTQTTPATDSDEAPATDAPDETDIDAGADADATATVPDSAPAEVPAAAAQAVPAAAVPAVAASAAKAPSAAAPVVAAPAVKAPPAAAPAASGASAPAAAPAAPAPAKPATPAPAAPAPAPAPVVPAVSTGSGSEAATNFNWGPVLTGDEFSNTGAPDSTKWSVFKGPGHHSQGIRSAEAWSVANGVATVKGDSAGTTGGMSAKFAQQKYGRWETRMKTNDRDPEYHPVLILWPNDNSSANCAEIDYAEGSTETSMMKFFLHYECGGKDFQTYATKPIDSTQWHNYAVEWTPDGITGYVDGVKTFSDTNPAHQPTVGMHQTLQLDWFPDGSATKASEMQVDWVRVYK comes from the coding sequence TTGTTTAAGAAAATAGCCATCACGCTCACGATGGGCGCACTGTCCCTGACCGGGTGCAGCATCGCTCCCACTTCCGAGGGGAACGCGCCGCCAGCGAGTGCCAGCGAATCGGCAGCGCCGGCAAAGTCGGCATCTGCAGCGGTAAAGACCGCGAAAGCAACCCCGGCCCCGACGCAGACCACTCCGGCCACCGACTCGGACGAAGCCCCGGCAACCGACGCGCCGGACGAGACTGATATTGATGCTGGCGCTGACGCTGATGCGACTGCTACTGTTCCGGACTCTGCGCCTGCCGAAGTGCCGGCAGCCGCAGCCCAGGCCGTGCCGGCAGCCGCAGTGCCGGCTGTCGCAGCTTCTGCCGCAAAGGCTCCGAGCGCCGCAGCACCCGTTGTCGCAGCGCCAGCCGTAAAGGCACCCCCCGCAGCAGCCCCGGCAGCGTCAGGCGCATCGGCACCCGCCGCAGCGCCCGCCGCCCCCGCTCCGGCAAAGCCCGCCACCCCGGCGCCTGCCGCCCCGGCACCAGCACCCGCGCCAGTTGTACCAGCAGTATCAACGGGCAGCGGCTCCGAGGCAGCCACCAACTTCAACTGGGGCCCGGTCCTGACCGGCGACGAGTTCTCCAATACCGGCGCACCGGACTCCACCAAGTGGAGTGTCTTCAAGGGTCCCGGACACCACAGCCAGGGCATCCGCAGCGCGGAAGCCTGGTCGGTCGCCAATGGCGTGGCCACGGTCAAGGGTGACTCCGCCGGCACCACCGGCGGCATGTCCGCTAAGTTTGCGCAGCAGAAGTACGGCCGCTGGGAAACCCGCATGAAGACCAACGACCGCGACCCCGAGTACCACCCGGTCCTGATCCTCTGGCCCAATGACAATTCGTCGGCCAACTGTGCCGAAATCGATTACGCCGAAGGCAGCACGGAAACTTCCATGATGAAGTTCTTCCTGCACTACGAGTGCGGCGGCAAGGATTTCCAGACGTACGCCACCAAGCCGATCGACAGCACCCAGTGGCACAACTACGCCGTGGAGTGGACCCCGGACGGCATCACCGGGTACGTCGACGGTGTGAAGACCTTCAGCGACACCAACCCGGCGCACCAGCCCACTGTGGGCATGCACCAGACGCTGCAGCTCGACTGGTTCCCTGACGGTTCCGCCACGAAGGCTTCCGAGATGCAGGTCGACTGGGTCCGCGTCTACAAGTAA
- a CDS encoding CPBP family intramembrane metalloprotease yields MSFSGFVLFVLENRVGGFGLLALALLLAAWIDAALLRDLALIAVGLMAMSLVPITTDISTEHMAVMGSAMILAVGIPYAVSRFVFKDYAVRFPVLTGKAWTRAERWYLPAVVIMGYAVLPAYMVNTGVYRNWPAVSDPEGIARLFLGTNVLGIWDELFFICTAFALLRRHLPVGQANVLQAVLFTSFLWELGFHAWAPLFIFPFALLQAFIFTRTKSLSYIVSVHLLFDFVLFLVLIHAHNRAWIDIFIY; encoded by the coding sequence GTGTCGTTCTCCGGATTTGTCCTGTTTGTTCTGGAAAACAGGGTTGGTGGCTTTGGCCTCCTGGCACTGGCACTCCTGCTGGCAGCTTGGATCGACGCGGCGCTGCTGCGGGATCTGGCCCTCATCGCCGTCGGACTCATGGCAATGAGCCTGGTTCCGATCACGACCGATATCAGCACGGAGCACATGGCGGTCATGGGATCCGCCATGATCCTGGCTGTCGGGATTCCCTACGCTGTCTCGCGCTTTGTCTTCAAGGATTATGCCGTCAGGTTTCCGGTGCTGACCGGGAAGGCATGGACGCGGGCCGAAAGGTGGTACCTGCCCGCCGTGGTAATCATGGGGTATGCGGTGCTTCCGGCCTACATGGTCAACACCGGTGTCTACCGCAATTGGCCGGCCGTTTCGGATCCGGAAGGAATCGCGCGCCTTTTCCTGGGGACCAATGTCCTGGGCATTTGGGACGAGCTGTTTTTTATCTGCACAGCATTCGCGCTCCTGCGCCGCCATTTACCCGTGGGCCAGGCGAACGTCCTGCAGGCTGTCCTATTCACCTCTTTTTTGTGGGAATTGGGGTTCCACGCCTGGGCGCCGTTGTTCATCTTCCCGTTTGCGCTCCTCCAGGCGTTCATATTCACGCGAACGAAATCCCTGTCCTACATCGTGAGCGTCCACCTGCTCTTCGACTTCGTCCTCTTCCTGGTCCTGATTCATGCCCACAACCGTGCCTGGATTGACATTTTCATCTATTGA
- a CDS encoding class I SAM-dependent methyltransferase, with product MTVDQETSLAGIDTEAAQAFAGRFVGILNDAAIALLTSVGHQTGLFETLAALPAATSQQIADAGHLDERYVREWLGGMTAARVTRYDPATGTYWLPREHAAVLTSAAGPDNVAILMQHISMMGDVEQKIIERFRHGSGLSYADYPRFHRNMAETSAAVHDAALLDVILPLAPELPGRLKAGIDVADVGCGSGHAINLMAQAFPASRFTGYDFSEGAVRAARAEAGRLGLANAGFEVVDVAALDLEACFDAVTAFDAIHDQAHPAAVLRNVHRALRPGGTFLMVDIKASSKVEDNIEIPWGSYLYAISTFHCMSVSLGLDGDGLGTAWGEQLALSMLADAGFANVDPKEIDSDPFNTYFIARKY from the coding sequence ATGACTGTCGACCAAGAAACATCGCTGGCGGGGATTGACACCGAGGCCGCCCAGGCCTTTGCGGGGCGCTTCGTGGGCATTCTCAACGACGCGGCGATCGCGCTGCTGACCAGCGTCGGTCACCAGACCGGCCTGTTCGAGACGCTGGCGGCGCTGCCGGCCGCGACCAGCCAGCAGATCGCGGACGCCGGCCACCTGGACGAGCGCTATGTGCGCGAATGGCTGGGTGGCATGACGGCGGCGCGCGTGACCCGCTATGACCCGGCCACCGGGACGTACTGGCTGCCGCGCGAGCATGCGGCGGTGCTGACGAGCGCCGCCGGACCGGACAACGTGGCCATCCTGATGCAGCACATTTCGATGATGGGTGACGTGGAGCAGAAGATCATCGAGCGGTTCCGGCACGGTAGCGGGCTGTCCTACGCAGACTACCCCCGCTTCCACCGGAACATGGCTGAGACCAGCGCCGCGGTGCACGACGCGGCCTTGCTGGACGTGATCCTTCCACTGGCACCGGAGCTGCCCGGGCGGCTGAAGGCAGGGATCGACGTAGCTGACGTCGGCTGCGGCAGCGGCCACGCGATCAACCTGATGGCTCAGGCCTTCCCTGCCAGCCGCTTCACCGGCTACGACTTCTCCGAGGGGGCCGTTCGTGCGGCCCGTGCCGAGGCCGGACGTTTGGGGCTGGCGAACGCGGGCTTCGAGGTAGTTGACGTTGCCGCCCTGGATCTCGAGGCCTGCTTCGACGCCGTCACCGCCTTCGACGCCATCCACGACCAGGCACATCCGGCCGCGGTACTGCGCAATGTGCACCGGGCGCTGCGACCCGGCGGAACTTTCCTGATGGTGGACATTAAGGCCTCCAGCAAGGTGGAGGACAACATCGAAATCCCCTGGGGTAGCTACCTGTATGCCATCTCGACTTTCCACTGCATGAGCGTTTCGCTCGGGCTCGACGGCGACGGGCTGGGAACGGCCTGGGGCGAACAGCTCGCGTTGTCGATGCTCGCCGACGCCGGCTTCGCGAACGTTGACCCAAAGGAAATCGACTCGGATCCGTTCAACACCTACTTCATTGCCAGGAAGTACTGA
- a CDS encoding helix-turn-helix transcriptional regulator — MDELDELLATARTAHARGDWHAAHRQFLQARTLSELATGDLDLLAGAAWWLGRVKESLGISEAVYNRFQDDDDAPGAAMKALNLGLLWFIRGDLVIASGWVNRARRLLQELPDGPEHGYLLYIDAALALGRSDAGPARETAVKLQDLGRRLRAPALTSFGLVLAGLADLRNGGTASGFAQLDEAMLPVLAGQLPPEWAGEIYCTVIHACHELADLHRMRAWTQATEQWCEQFPGEVVYSGICRIHRLQLLSIEGGWEAAEHAIEQGGAELVGRNNWVAGEAFYQLGEIRRLRGDSSGAQEAYARARDLGTDPQPGESLLQHAAGKSDAAWAGLCAAMAGRDRLACARLLGSGVEIALALGHRDEAERLCAQLEETAVVFATAGFRAWAGQARAAVLIAGSRHADALPVLQASAHEYRGLHARYELARVYEQFAQAHRGLGQPNVAAADSAAALAIYRELGALPDIQRLDGGRLPGGLTEREADVLALTAGGASNKETAAALFISQKTVGRHLANIFAKIGVSSRTAAAAWAHEHGLQPRR; from the coding sequence ATGGACGAGTTGGACGAATTGCTGGCCACGGCGCGGACGGCACACGCCCGCGGGGACTGGCACGCCGCCCACCGGCAGTTTCTGCAGGCACGGACACTCTCGGAGCTGGCCACCGGGGATTTGGATCTTCTGGCCGGCGCGGCGTGGTGGCTCGGACGGGTCAAGGAATCGTTAGGGATTTCGGAGGCAGTGTACAACCGCTTCCAGGACGACGACGATGCCCCCGGAGCCGCCATGAAGGCCCTGAATCTCGGGCTGCTCTGGTTCATCCGCGGGGACCTGGTCATCGCATCCGGTTGGGTAAACCGCGCCCGGCGGCTTTTGCAGGAACTTCCCGATGGCCCGGAGCACGGCTATCTGCTCTACATCGACGCGGCCCTCGCACTGGGAAGATCCGACGCCGGACCGGCCCGGGAGACGGCGGTGAAGCTGCAGGACCTGGGCCGGCGCCTTCGCGCCCCGGCGCTCACTTCATTCGGCTTGGTTCTTGCCGGCCTGGCTGACTTGCGCAACGGCGGCACCGCGTCCGGCTTTGCCCAGCTGGATGAAGCAATGCTGCCTGTGCTCGCCGGTCAGCTGCCGCCTGAATGGGCCGGCGAAATATACTGCACCGTGATCCATGCGTGCCATGAGCTGGCCGACCTGCACCGGATGCGGGCCTGGACCCAAGCCACGGAGCAGTGGTGCGAACAGTTTCCCGGCGAGGTGGTGTACTCGGGAATCTGCCGCATCCACCGGCTGCAGTTGCTGAGCATCGAAGGTGGCTGGGAGGCGGCGGAACACGCCATCGAGCAGGGCGGGGCAGAGCTCGTGGGTCGGAACAACTGGGTTGCGGGTGAGGCCTTCTATCAACTGGGCGAGATCCGTCGGCTGCGTGGGGACAGCAGTGGTGCCCAGGAAGCCTATGCCCGCGCCCGCGACCTCGGAACCGACCCGCAGCCGGGCGAGTCCCTGCTCCAGCATGCCGCCGGGAAGAGCGACGCCGCCTGGGCCGGTTTGTGTGCCGCCATGGCCGGGCGGGACCGGCTGGCGTGCGCACGGCTGCTGGGATCCGGCGTCGAAATTGCCCTCGCCCTCGGTCACCGGGACGAGGCCGAGCGGCTGTGCGCCCAACTGGAGGAAACCGCCGTCGTATTCGCCACCGCGGGCTTCCGCGCCTGGGCCGGCCAGGCCCGTGCCGCCGTGCTGATCGCCGGGTCGCGGCACGCCGATGCCCTGCCCGTGCTGCAGGCCTCCGCCCACGAGTACCGCGGTCTGCACGCCCGCTACGAACTGGCCAGAGTCTACGAACAGTTCGCCCAGGCTCACCGGGGGCTGGGTCAACCCAATGTCGCCGCCGCCGATTCGGCCGCAGCGCTGGCCATCTACCGTGAACTCGGCGCCCTGCCGGATATACAGCGGCTCGACGGCGGCCGCCTGCCCGGAGGGCTGACGGAGCGGGAGGCGGACGTGCTCGCCTTAACCGCCGGGGGAGCCAGCAACAAGGAGACCGCCGCGGCGCTCTTCATCAGCCAGAAGACGGTCGGCAGGCACCTGGCCAATATCTTCGCCAAGATCGGGGTCTCCTCGCGCACGGCGGCGGCGGCCTGGGCCCACGAACACGGTCTGCAGCCGCGCCGATAA
- a CDS encoding amino acid ABC transporter ATP-binding protein has translation MSPIEPTAPDAAAILTVRGLRKAFGRHEVLKSIDVDVRRGEVVTLIGPSGSGKTTVLRCLNGLEVPDAGIVSFAGELTVDFTAPVSKKQVNAMRDRSAMVFQHYNLFPHKTVLENIIEGPVQVQKRPKADAIAEARELLARVGLEDKENSYPFELSGGQQQRVGIVRALALRPQLLLFDEPTSALDPELVGDVLTVIKELADEGWTMVVVTHELAFARQVADEVIFMDGGVVVERGHPDTVLRDPREERTRQFVDRLLNPF, from the coding sequence ATGTCGCCCATTGAGCCCACCGCCCCGGACGCGGCCGCCATCCTGACGGTCCGGGGGCTGCGCAAGGCGTTCGGTCGACATGAGGTCCTGAAATCGATCGACGTGGACGTCCGCCGCGGCGAAGTCGTCACCCTGATCGGACCGTCCGGCTCGGGTAAAACGACGGTCCTGCGGTGCCTCAATGGACTTGAGGTGCCCGACGCCGGCATCGTTTCCTTCGCGGGCGAACTCACCGTCGACTTCACCGCACCCGTGTCGAAGAAGCAGGTGAATGCCATGCGGGACCGGAGCGCCATGGTCTTCCAGCACTACAATCTTTTCCCGCACAAGACCGTCCTGGAGAACATCATTGAAGGCCCGGTCCAGGTCCAGAAGCGCCCCAAAGCCGACGCCATCGCAGAAGCCCGGGAATTGTTGGCCCGCGTTGGCCTGGAAGACAAGGAGAACAGCTATCCGTTCGAGCTCTCCGGGGGGCAACAGCAACGCGTCGGCATCGTGCGGGCGCTTGCCCTGCGCCCGCAGCTGCTGCTTTTTGATGAGCCGACGTCGGCGCTGGACCCGGAGTTGGTGGGCGACGTCCTGACCGTCATCAAGGAACTCGCCGACGAAGGCTGGACCATGGTGGTCGTCACGCACGAGCTCGCCTTCGCCCGCCAGGTCGCCGATGAAGTCATCTTCATGGACGGGGGCGTCGTCGTCGAACGCGGCCACCCGGATACCGTACTGCGCGACCCGCGGGAGGAACGCACACGCCAGTTCGTGGACCGGCTGCTGAACCCGTTCTAG
- a CDS encoding amino acid ABC transporter permease, whose protein sequence is MNINWDLVWGSLGPILVGAVTGTIPLALASFGLGLLLALLVALMRLSRNPVFADVARMYISVIRGTPLLVQLFVIFYGLPSVGLTISPWPSAIIAFSLNVGGYAAEVIRAAILSVPKGQWEAGHTIGMSRRQSLVRIILPQAARVSVPPLSNTFISLVKDTSLASLILVTELFRQAQQVAAFSQEFMLLYLEAAVIYWIICLFLSGGQSALEKRLDRYVAH, encoded by the coding sequence ATGAATATCAACTGGGATCTCGTCTGGGGGTCGCTGGGGCCCATTCTCGTGGGGGCGGTCACCGGCACCATCCCCTTGGCGCTTGCCTCGTTCGGTCTGGGCCTGTTGCTGGCCCTGCTGGTGGCACTGATGCGGCTCAGCCGCAATCCGGTGTTCGCCGATGTCGCCCGGATGTATATATCGGTTATCCGCGGCACACCGCTCCTGGTCCAACTGTTCGTCATTTTCTACGGGCTGCCTTCGGTCGGGCTAACCATCAGCCCCTGGCCCAGCGCGATCATTGCCTTCTCGCTCAACGTGGGCGGGTACGCGGCGGAAGTGATCCGCGCGGCCATCCTCTCGGTTCCCAAGGGGCAGTGGGAGGCCGGACACACCATCGGCATGTCCCGCCGGCAGTCGCTGGTACGGATCATCCTGCCGCAGGCCGCCCGCGTCTCGGTCCCGCCCCTGTCCAACACGTTCATCAGCCTGGTGAAGGACACCTCGTTGGCTTCCCTGATCCTCGTGACCGAGCTGTTCCGCCAGGCGCAGCAGGTGGCCGCCTTCAGCCAGGAATTCATGCTGCTGTACCTGGAGGCCGCAGTCATCTACTGGATCATCTGCCTGTTCCTGTCCGGCGGACAGTCAGCCCTGGAAAAGAGATTGGACCGCTATGTCGCCCATTGA
- a CDS encoding amino acid ABC transporter substrate-binding protein yields the protein MNRTRLSAIGLMAAAALALAGCGSGSTTPASSAPAGGADTSLSDVQSAGTLKVGTEGTYKPFSFHADGSGELTGYDVEIITAVAGKLGVKPAFQETQFDAIFAGLEARRFDVVANQVSITDERKAKYEFSTPYTVSTGVVVTKADNTSTNSFESLKGKTTAQSLTSNWYKLAQESGATVEAVEGWAQAITLLKQGRVDATINDKLTYLDYQKTAKDSDIKIAAETTDKSLSAFAFRKGSTGLAEAVNKALGELQTDGTLTKISQKYFDADVTK from the coding sequence ATGAATCGCACACGACTTTCCGCCATCGGTCTCATGGCCGCCGCAGCACTGGCCCTGGCCGGGTGCGGGTCGGGGTCGACGACGCCGGCCAGCTCGGCGCCGGCGGGCGGCGCCGACACTTCCCTGAGCGACGTCCAGAGCGCAGGAACGCTCAAGGTCGGCACCGAAGGAACGTACAAACCCTTTTCGTTCCACGCCGACGGCAGCGGCGAACTGACCGGATACGACGTCGAGATCATCACCGCCGTCGCCGGCAAGCTCGGCGTCAAGCCGGCGTTCCAGGAAACGCAGTTCGACGCCATCTTCGCCGGCCTGGAGGCCCGGAGGTTCGACGTCGTCGCCAACCAGGTCTCCATTACCGATGAACGCAAGGCAAAATACGAGTTCTCAACCCCGTACACCGTGAGCACGGGCGTCGTGGTGACCAAGGCCGACAACACCAGCACCAACTCGTTCGAGAGTCTCAAGGGCAAGACCACAGCCCAGTCGCTGACCAGCAACTGGTACAAGCTGGCGCAGGAAAGCGGCGCCACCGTCGAGGCCGTGGAGGGATGGGCGCAGGCGATCACGCTGCTCAAGCAGGGCCGCGTGGACGCAACCATCAACGACAAGCTGACGTACCTGGACTACCAAAAGACCGCCAAAGATAGCGATATTAAGATCGCGGCGGAAACCACGGACAAGTCGCTGAGCGCCTTCGCCTTCCGAAAGGGGTCAACAGGCCTCGCGGAGGCGGTCAACAAGGCCCTCGGCGAGCTGCAGACCGACGGTACGCTGACGAAAATTTCGCAGAAATACTTTGACGCGGACGTCACGAAGTAG
- a CDS encoding AAA family ATPase: MDENLGKFIDNFAELVQLAQSGQHRVQSGIQLLRTLTDHLAVPAESLSVVVEEIPPHRFVDADILMAELAAEDTDFRLLGVGGGDQRHHQSLSDMLQQSQFFPQFPISQPDFTNLAVGPDEQRQAVALGLWLFSHAGGPVAVLQRDANPRYGRQSASLEVLAGDTGHAAGFLSEFRRRMQHRSVLKGQVISLVMGEYGPSAAGVTFHARPALSASDVILPEGLLQKVSDHAVGIARHRDSLNHYGQHLKRGILLYGKPGTGKTHTVRYLLSQSEGATAILLSGGSLARISEAATMARALQPSIVVLEDCDLIAEDRSFGHGPQPLLFEVLDAMDGLDNDADVAFVLTTNRVDMLERALAQRPGRVDLAVDIPLPALAERVGLVELYARGIPFSAEAVHDAAARTEGTTASFARELVRRAVVAAALDGTPVGDSHLAQAVEGLMADGEALTRSLLGSATGGEGDGGGVGGPFPGAPGFAGPFPGGPEFGGPAAFHPGS, from the coding sequence ATGGATGAAAATTTGGGGAAGTTCATCGACAATTTTGCCGAGCTGGTGCAGCTTGCGCAGTCCGGGCAGCATCGGGTGCAGTCGGGAATCCAACTGCTGAGAACCCTGACGGACCATCTGGCGGTTCCGGCGGAATCACTGTCCGTCGTGGTGGAAGAAATTCCGCCGCACCGCTTCGTCGACGCCGACATCCTGATGGCAGAGCTCGCGGCCGAGGACACGGATTTCCGGCTGCTCGGTGTTGGCGGCGGGGACCAGCGCCACCATCAGTCGCTCAGCGACATGCTGCAGCAATCCCAGTTTTTCCCCCAGTTCCCGATTTCCCAACCGGACTTCACCAATCTGGCGGTCGGCCCGGACGAACAGCGGCAGGCGGTGGCCCTGGGGCTGTGGCTGTTCAGCCACGCAGGAGGCCCGGTCGCGGTGCTGCAGCGCGACGCCAACCCGCGCTATGGGCGGCAGTCGGCCTCGCTTGAAGTGTTGGCCGGCGATACCGGCCACGCCGCCGGCTTCCTGTCGGAATTCCGTCGACGGATGCAGCACCGCAGTGTCCTCAAGGGCCAGGTCATCTCGCTTGTCATGGGCGAGTATGGCCCGAGCGCGGCCGGTGTGACCTTCCATGCCCGCCCTGCCCTCTCCGCCTCCGATGTCATCCTGCCGGAGGGCCTGCTACAGAAGGTGTCGGACCACGCCGTCGGCATTGCCCGGCACCGGGACTCCCTCAACCACTACGGACAACATCTCAAGCGGGGAATCCTGCTGTACGGCAAACCGGGGACCGGCAAGACCCACACAGTGAGGTATTTGTTGAGCCAGAGCGAGGGCGCCACCGCAATTCTGCTGTCCGGAGGATCGCTGGCCCGGATTTCAGAGGCTGCCACGATGGCCAGGGCCTTGCAACCCTCCATCGTGGTACTCGAGGACTGCGATCTCATCGCGGAGGACCGCAGTTTCGGGCATGGCCCCCAGCCGCTGCTGTTCGAGGTGTTGGACGCCATGGATGGCCTGGACAACGACGCCGATGTTGCATTCGTTCTCACCACCAACCGGGTAGACATGCTCGAACGCGCCTTGGCGCAGCGGCCCGGGCGCGTGGATCTCGCCGTGGATATTCCCCTTCCGGCCCTGGCGGAGCGGGTGGGGCTGGTCGAGCTCTACGCCCGTGGGATTCCGTTCAGCGCCGAAGCGGTGCACGACGCGGCCGCGCGGACCGAGGGGACAACGGCTTCGTTCGCACGTGAGCTTGTTCGCCGGGCCGTCGTCGCGGCTGCCCTGGATGGCACGCCGGTCGGGGATAGTCATCTCGCCCAGGCGGTGGAGGGCTTGATGGCCGACGGCGAAGCGCTGACCCGGAGCCTTCTCGGCAGCGCTACCGGCGGGGAAGGAGATGGCGGTGGCGTTGGCGGTCCCTTCCCGGGGGCGCCGGGCTTCGCGGGGCCATTCCCTGGTGGACCGGAATTTGGCGGGCCGGCCGCCTTCCATCCCGGGAGCTAG
- a CDS encoding LLM class flavin-dependent oxidoreductase encodes MKRIGFLSFGHWRDVEGSLVRSARDSLLQGIELAVAAEEVGIDGAYFRVHHFAEQQASPFPLLAAIAARTSRIEVGTGVIDMRYENPLYMAEEAAPVDLISAGRLQLGVSRGSPESVVAGYRNFGHFPAEGESDADMARRHTALFRNAISGAGIARANPQASGRTGPVPVQPLSPSLPERIWWGAGNRASARWAGQEGMNLMSSTLLTEDTGIPFDQQQAEQIAGYRAARADAGHRQTPRVSVSRSIVPLIDDDSRRYFGLRAQADARDQVGYLHGGLAHFGRSYIGEPEQLVQELARDAAVAAADTLLVTVPNQLGVDFNVRLLAAISRDLRPALGWD; translated from the coding sequence ATGAAGCGGATCGGGTTTCTCTCCTTCGGCCACTGGCGCGACGTCGAAGGTTCACTCGTACGTTCCGCCCGGGACTCCCTCCTGCAGGGCATCGAGTTGGCCGTGGCCGCGGAGGAAGTCGGCATCGACGGAGCGTACTTCCGCGTCCATCACTTCGCCGAGCAGCAGGCCTCGCCGTTTCCCCTGCTCGCCGCGATTGCCGCCCGCACCTCCCGGATTGAGGTTGGCACCGGCGTCATCGACATGCGGTACGAGAACCCGCTCTACATGGCTGAGGAGGCCGCCCCCGTCGACCTCATCAGCGCAGGCCGTCTGCAGCTGGGGGTGAGCCGTGGCTCACCCGAGTCCGTGGTGGCCGGCTACCGGAATTTCGGGCACTTCCCGGCAGAGGGCGAGTCCGACGCCGACATGGCCCGCCGGCACACCGCGCTCTTCCGGAACGCCATCTCCGGCGCAGGCATTGCCCGTGCCAATCCACAAGCCAGCGGGCGCACCGGGCCGGTGCCGGTGCAGCCGCTGTCACCTTCTCTTCCCGAACGAATCTGGTGGGGTGCCGGCAATCGTGCCAGCGCCCGGTGGGCCGGGCAGGAGGGCATGAACCTCATGTCGTCGACATTGCTGACGGAGGATACCGGGATTCCCTTCGACCAGCAGCAGGCCGAGCAGATTGCCGGCTACCGGGCGGCCCGGGCAGACGCAGGCCACCGGCAAACTCCGCGGGTGTCCGTATCGCGAAGTATTGTTCCGCTGATCGATGACGACTCCCGCCGCTACTTCGGATTGCGTGCCCAGGCCGATGCCCGGGACCAGGTGGGGTACCTCCACGGCGGGCTGGCCCACTTCGGGCGCAGCTACATCGGTGAGCCCGAACAGCTCGTGCAGGAGCTGGCCCGCGACGCGGCCGTAGCCGCGGCAGACACGTTGCTCGTCACCGTCCCCAACCAGCTCGGCGTGGACTTCAATGTCCGGCTGCTTGCAGCGATTTCCCGCGACCTGCGCCCCGCCTTGGGCTGGGACTGA